From a region of the Podospora pseudopauciseta strain CBS 411.78 chromosome 7 map unlocalized CBS411.78m_7, whole genome shotgun sequence genome:
- a CDS encoding uncharacterized protein (COG:O; EggNog:ENOG503NWT6), giving the protein MGTIMWLLALFTIIFISLHHLHTRRNRGQIPVSVNYHFTRRCNYTCGFCFHTASTSYIEDPNRAKEGLRLLANAGMRKLNFAGGEPFLYPKFLGEMIDFCKQDLKLESVSIVTNGSLIREDFLRKHGKNLDILAVSCDSFDEATNIQIGRGTGTQVKKLCEIARWCEKYGVLFKINTVVNRLNYMEDMNERIGELKPFRWKCFQVLIVAGENDTEETLRNGHKFTISDGEFEGFCERHRGQPSLVPEPNSLMAKSYLILDEYLRFLDRTGKQPSRPILEVGVKKALESVFWDEGAFLERGGLYDWVKPEMKKSCGKGGREELDW; this is encoded by the coding sequence ATGGGAACCATAATGTGGCTACTAgccctcttcaccatcatcttcataTCTCTGCACCATCTCCACACCCGTCGTAACCGCGGCCAAATCCCCGTCTCGGTCAACTACCACTTCACCCGCCGCTGCAACTACACCTGCGGCTTCTGCTTCCACACCGCAAGCACAAGCTACATCGAAGACCCCAACCGCGCCAAAGAAGGTCTCCGTCTCCTCGCCAACGCCGGCATGAGAAAGCTCAACTTTGCCGGCGGCGAGCCCTTCCTCTACCCCAAGTTCCTCGGCGAAATGATCGACTTTTGCAAACAAGACCTCAAACTCGAGTCAGTCTCCATCGTCACCAATGGTAGCCTAATCAGGGAGGACTTCCTCCGCAAGCACGGCAAAAACCTTGACATCCTCGCTGTCAGTTGCGACTCGTTTGACGAGGCGACCAATATCCAGATTGGGCGTGGGACAGGAACCCAGGTGAAGAAGCTGTGTGAGATTGCCAGGTGGTGTGAGAAGTATGGGGTTTTGTTCAAGATTAATACCGTTGTTAACCGGTTGAATTACATGGAGGATATGAATGAGCGGATTGGCGAGCTGAAGCCTTTTCGGTGGAAGTGCTTTCAGGTGTTGATTGTGGCGGGGGAGAATGACACGGAGGAGACGCTGAGGAATGGGCACAAGTTTACTATTTCGGatggggagtttgaggggttTTGTGAGAGACACAGGGGTCAGCCGTCGTTGGTGCCGGAGCCGAATAGTTTGATGGCGAAGTCGTATCTTATTCTTGATGAGTATCTCAGGTTTTTGGACAGGACGGGGAAGCAGCCTTCGAGACCGATATTGGAGGTTGGAGTGAAGAAGGCGTTGGAAAGTGTCTTTTGGGATG
- a CDS encoding uncharacterized protein (COG:F; EggNog:ENOG503Q16B) → MVFPGGWTRLENLKQWQVPELAHFTHYFGSWRLSLLTDTSQFGPPKLILFFDCPEDLARERVVTRKLGRIGDTVEMFDKRYSEFRESNPPIVSHYARPEGRLITIDTSGATEESYQKLQAALGSSEEWAALTSEAPKFPVEWLREMTDDQAHS, encoded by the exons ATGGTTTTCCCCGGCGGTTGGACCAGGCTAGAGAATTTGAAGCAGTGGCAAGTACCCGAACTGGCGCACTTTACTCATTATTTCGGGAGCTGGCGGCTGAGTCTGTTAACTGACACCTCGCAGTTTGGACCCCCAAAGCTCATTCTATTCTTTGACTGTCCCGAAGATCTCGCGAGAGAAAGGGTTGTCACGAGAAAATTAGGTCGAATTGGCGACACAGTTGAGATGTTCGACAAGCGGTATTCCGAGTTTCGCGAGTCAAACCCGCCAATCGTGAGCCATTACGCGAGACCCGAGGGCAGGCTAATCACA ATCGACACCAGTGGCGCAACAGAAGAATCATATCAGAAGCTGCAGGCTGCTCTGGGTAGCAGTGAGGAATGGGCAGCTCTGACTTCCGAAGCCCCGAAGTTCCCCGTCGAATGGTTACGAGAAATGACAGACGATCAGGCCCACAGTTAG
- a CDS encoding uncharacterized protein (EggNog:ENOG503P3NP; COG:S), protein MAIRPPLQKVLSPCILEVERKFHSLAARHLTQNGGIPPFQSLRSLPLQTIRDTYYDKSNLLSSSGAWIRRRNGIWEAKIRKGGDFTNSRFEELNRVSDIAACVENITGIQAHEKEDFGLGIMADFVTTRETWIADEEFRIVRDNMDFGHEVGEVELQRVLDGEASEEEKMGEMERMDERIGEFMRRYGWAFRKGRPVGKLTAYFEMMGQKRS, encoded by the coding sequence ATGGCTATCCGGCCACCCCTCCAGAAAGTCCTCTCCCCCTGCATCCTAGAAGTCGAACGCAAATTCcactccctcgccgcccgccACCTTACCCAAAACGGCGGCATCCCACCCTTCCAATCCCTCCGctcactccccctccaaacaaTCCGCGACACCTACTACGACAAGTCtaacctcctctcctcctccggcgccTGGATCCGCCGCCGCAACGGGATATGGGAAGCCAAGATTCGAAAAGGCGGTGACTTTACCAACTCGCGGTTTGAGGAGCTCAACAGGGTGAGCGACATTGCGGCTTGTGTCGAGAATATCACGGGGATTCAAGCTCATGAAAAAGAGGATTTTGGGCTGGGCATCATGGCGGATTTTGTTACCACCCGTGAGACGTGGATCGCGGATGAGGAGTTCAGGATTGTGAGGGATAATATGGATTTTGGACacgaggttggcgaggtggAGCTGCAGAGGGTGCTGGATGGGGAGgcgagtgaggaggagaagatgggggagatggagaggatggatgaGAGGATTGGAGAGTTTATGAGGAGGTATGGGTGGGCGTTTAGGAAGGGGAGGCCGGTGGGGAAGTTGACGGCTTATTTTGAGATGATGGGGCAGAAGAGATCATAA
- a CDS encoding uncharacterized protein (COG:C; EggNog:ENOG503NX7M), with the protein MSPNASSAAPKGIQQYIAARQGGPFQLINAPYPVPGPNEICIRNRAVGLNPLDWKNLHHGMMVDSWPEIFGIDTAGVVEVVGKNVQGFKAGDAVMSLAGHGGRAGAFQDVTTVPANYACRKPTAWTFEQAASVPICYLTAVASIIKGLGVPLPHLRELPNERIPNLDDLTSPMTPGATQPQIKPPLLTSVLVIGGSSGVGASAVQLLRDALPHLVIITTNSRAHNQKVTSLGATTCVDRNMKPDQIAKAVRDASPNGKGVDAMIDTVAGAMAGNKEIFGAFREDGPKLYSHVMTGEKLEVSEGVKAATVFGRMAFQTDGGGAAMTKLVDLVESGRFKMPLEIEVVGKGLGVIGAGLEKLRGGVSGTKLVVSL; encoded by the exons ATGTCTCCAAACGCCAGCTCGGCCGCCCCGAAAGGCATCCAGCAGTACATCGCTGCCAGACAAGGCGGTCCGTTCCAGCTGATCAACGCACCTTACCCAGTTCCTGGGCCGAACGAGATTTGCATCCGGAACCGTGCTGTTGGTCTGAACCCCCTCGACTGGAAGAATCTTCACCATGGGATGATGGTCGATTCTTGGCCCGAGATCTTCGGCATCGACACAGCTggtgtggtggaggttgttggtaaGAATGTTCAGGGGTTCAAGGCCGGTGATGCGGTCATGAGCTTGGCTGGCCATGGTGGCCGTGCCGGCGCTTTCCAGGATGTAACGACCGTCCCGGCCAACTACGCCTGCCGCAAGCCCACAGCTTGGACTTTTGAGCAGGCTGCTTCTGTTCC AATCTGTTACCTCACAGCCGTagcctccatcatcaaaggCCTCGgcgtccccctcccccacctcagGGAGCTCCCCAACGAGAGGatccccaacctcgacgacCTCACCAGTCCGATGACCCCAGGTgccacccaaccccagatcaaacccccccttttgACCTcggtcctcgtcatcggtgGCTCTTCCGGCGTGGGCGCCTCCGCTGTCCAACTCCTGCGTGacgccctcccccacctGGTAATCATCACAACCAACTCCCGCGCCCACAACCAGAAAgtcacctccctcggcgcGACAACCTGCGTCGACCGCAACATGAAGCCCGATCAAATCGCCAAGGCGGTTCGTGACGCCTCGCCtaatgggaagggggttgacgCAATGATTGATACTGTTGCTGGGGCGATGGCAGGGAACAAGGAGATCTTTGGGGCGTTTAGAGAGGATGGGCCGAAGCTGTATAGTCATGTTATGACgggggagaagttggaggTGTCGGAGGGGGTCAAGGCCGCGACGGTGTTTGGCCGGATGGCGTTCCAGACTGATGGGGGCGGGGCGGCGATGACGAAATTGGTGGATTTGGTTGAATCGGGACGGTTTAAGATGCCGTTGGAGATTGAGGTTGTGGGtaaggggttgggggttatTGGGGCAGGGTTGGAGAagttgagggggggtgttAGTGGGACCAAGTTGGTTGTTTCTCTGTAA
- a CDS encoding uncharacterized protein (COG:G; EggNog:ENOG503NYDJ) produces MSKAATTTYTVEPPSDAENASRSTARASFQVDDSPPSEDGQAQGLTKSVLLKLASAAFSFFVSGVNDGSIGALIPHIIRDYGVTTAIVSALYAASFVGWLSAALSNTHLNHRLDLGAMMVLGAAFQVVAHALRAWPTPPFGLFITTFWFASIGQAFQDTQANTYVATEKGLTVHRWLGFIHAMYMAGCLVAPFAASPIASSPSGDGSSQWYLFYTVPLGLGVANLALAMVAFRDTFCLRPHVRALDPGTVAPEKSASALIKETLTTRSVWVISLFFFFHLGVCVTAGGWVVEYLVDVRDGDLGQMGYVPAGFSGGCLLGRLLLPDPTHKFGERRMIFIYCLFCLAFQLVFWLVPNIIAASVAISFLGFFLGPFFATALGVGTRLFPPDIRSTALPFLFVFAQLGGSLFPIVTGILGAHVGVSVLQPVLVGLISASAIVWLFVPQPQTKRE; encoded by the exons ATGTCCAAAGCAGCCACAACCACCTACACAGTTGAACCTCCGAGCGATGCCGAGAATGCATCACGATCCACAGCAAGAGCTTCTTTCCAAGTGGACGATTCTCCCCCCTCTGAAGATGGTCAGGCCCAAGGGCTCACCAAGTCAGTTCTTTTGAAGCTCGCCAGCGCTGCTTTCTCGTTTTTTGTGTCCGGTGTCAACGACGGTAGCATCGGTGCCTTGATACCACACATCATCCGCGACTATGGTGTAACCACTGCCATTGTGTCTGCCCT ATATGCGGCGAGTTTCGTGGGCTGGTTATCCGCCGCCTTGTCCAACACACATCTCAATCATCGCCTTGATCTTGGAGCTATGATGGTTTTAGGCGCTGCCTTCCAAGTCGTCGCCCATGCACTGAGAGCATGGCCCACGCCGCCGTTTGGCTtgttcatcaccaccttctgGTTTGCCAGCATCGGACAGGCTTTCCAGGACACACAGGCAAACACCTACGTCGCCACTGAGAAGGGTCTGACTGTTCACCGCTGGCTTGGTTTTATCCATGCCATGTACATGGCAGGATGTCTCGTTGCGCCATTCGCTGCCTCCCCCATCGCGTCATCGCCTTCCGGAGACGGATCTTCGCAGTGGTACTTGTTTTACACCGTACCTCTGGGCTTGGGTGTTGCTAACTTGGCACTGGCCATGGTGGCATTTCGGGATACATTCTGCCTTCGACCCCATGTGCGTGCTCTTGATCCCGGTACTGTGGCTCCCGAGAAAAGCGCTTCGGCCCTCATCAAAGAGACCCTCACGACGCGAAGCGTTTGGGTAATCAGtctgtttttcttcttccatctCGGGGTTTGCGTCACCGCTGGTGGATGGGTTGTGGAATATCTCGTGGATGTCCGCGATGGCGACTTGGGGCAGATGGGATACGTTCCAGCTGGGTTCAGCGGCGGTTGTCTCTTGGGTCGCCTCCTTCTGCCCGATCCAACACACAAATTCGGCGAGCGGCGGATGATATTCATATACTGCCTGTTCTGTCTAGCGTTTCAGCTGGTATTCTGGCT TGTTCCCAACATCATTGCTGCCTCGGTCGCCATCAGCTTCTTGGGGTTCTTTCTCGGGCCATTCTTTGCGACT GCCCTTGGGGTGGGCACGCGGCTCTTCCCTCCCGACATCAGATCTACAGCACTGCCCTTTCTCTTCGTCTTTGCCCAGCTTGGTGGTTCTCTGTTCCCGATCGTCACCGGCATACTGGGCGCCCACGTTGGAGTCTCGGTATTGCAGCCTGTCCTTGTGGGCCTGATATCGGCCTCGGCAATCGTTTGGCTATTTGTTCCTCAGCCTCAGACGAAGCGAGAGTAG
- a CDS encoding uncharacterized protein (EggNog:ENOG503P0N2) has product MIPRPRRCHAFVSPLICVGFMAGITGSNVPKWLNFGGQWVSRFSGMAKSRRPAPTTATLPRDHDHRSAPFPDLFPIYTLRCCSSCSNGGNQDRDNQDKRARCCPHERDWMKCPSPDTPQATTMTSPSVYDNFVWREISPGIWQRDADEAEVFYSSLVKQYAGSGRMHFAITGHVSLTIPVLEGQDATAVAPRFDAALQAAWLRLRHQLPSIGAQVHFDSHEQKWKKTYTILPDDGARAAWLDKTFHFITDGQTGVEWANSDPPAPELATLFVVAVPTSPNSGVRRDIVLRSPHDIIDGIGTLQLLNAFVHHASQALGECSTMQLAILDGSETARLSPPYRVAAAVPPVPTPEQKAKQAALQEANNAPQDLAVGSIGIPYRQGAPLPGKHQRVAHTISADRASSLLAALKAIGATPTHAFHAAIAMVVRDLHTESLSAPPDAGALVKYINYILRNERQSCQPPFNGPHHAAAVYHSVSGAKLAVTMPATVFADASKRDDEFLDILAQIRQFYHSVRDDKDHFALAPYIWTAATPSLPLPQSENDKWDIPVPPPNSKPSVSISSMGVIDKLIVSRVGEVEVHNPWVTGEELGTGLGLFLGTFRGEMELSAAFNEAWHTAEEVHGFLDRCERIVFGWVDRR; this is encoded by the coding sequence ATGATCCCCAGACCTCGTCGGTGTCATGCCTTCGTTTCCCCGCTGATTTGTGTGGGTTTTATGGCGGGGATCACTGGCTCAAACGTGCCGAAATGGCTAAACTTCGGTGGGCAGTGGGTGTCTCGCTTCAGTGGCATGGCTAAAAGTCGGAGACCTGCACCAACCACGGCCACTCTGCCGAGAGATCACGATCACAGAAGTGCTCCTTTTCCCGACCTTTTCCCGATTTACACGCTCCGTTGTTGCTCTTCTTGCTCAAATGGCGGAAATCAAGACCGAGATAATCAAGATAAAAGGGCGAGGTGCTGTCCTCACGAGAGAGATTGGATGAAATGTCCAAGTCCAGACACACCTCAAGCAACCACCATGACATCTCCCTCAGTCTACGACAACTTTGTCTGGCGCGAGATCAGCCCTGGCATTTGGCAGCGTGACGCcgacgaggccgaggtgTTCTACTCTTCTTTGGTCAAACAGTATGCAGGGAGCGGCCGCATGCACTTCGCTATCACTGGCCATGTGTCGTTGACTATCCCGGTTCTCGAAGGCCAGGATGCCACTGCGGTCGCGCCCAGATTCGACGCAGCTCTACAAGCCGCATGGCTGAGACTTCGACATCAACTTCCCAGCATCGGTGCCCAAGTTCACTTTGACAGCCATGAGCAGAAATGGAAGAAGACATACACGATTTTGCCCGATGACGGCGCCCGCGCCGCCTGGCTTGACAAGACGTTTCACTTCATTACAGACGGGCAGACTGGAGTGGAATGGGCCAATTCGGACCCTCCTGCTCCAGAGCTTGCGACATTGTTTGTCGTTGCCGTACCTACTTCTCCGAACTCAGGGGTCCGCCGTGACATCGTCCTTCGCTCCCCTCACGACATCATTGATGGCATTGGCACTCTACAACTTCTCAATGCCTTCGTTCATCACGCCTCACAGGCTTTGGGTGAGTGCTCAACCATGCAACTTGCCATCCTCGATGGCTCCGAAACAGCACGCCTGAGTCCACCTTATCGAGTGGCTGCCGCTGTTCCTCCAGTTCCCACTCCCGAGCAGAAAGCGAAACAAGCAGCACTACAAGAGGCCAACAACGCACCCCAAGATCTAGCAGTTGGGAGCATCGGCATTCCATATCGTCAAGGCGCTCCCTTACCTGGTAAACATCAACGAGTCGCTCATACCATTTCTGCCGATCGTGCCTCCTCACTGCTGGCGGCGCTCAAGGCTATTGGTGCGACGCCGACCCATGCGTTCCACGCTGCCATTGCCATGGTAGTCCGCGATCTCCATACCGAGAGCCTGTCGGCGCCGCCTGATGCTGGCGCCTTGGTCAAGTACATCAACTACATTCTCCGGAATGAGCGTCAAAGCTGTCAGCCGCCTTTCAACGGGCCTCATCATGCAGCAGCCGTTTATCACTCTGTTTCTGGGGCAAAGCTTGCTGTAACGATGCCGGCCACCGTCTTTGCCGATGCCAGCAAACGAGACGACGAATTTCTCGATATCTTGGCTCAAATTCGACAGTTCTACCACTCCGTGCGTGACGACAAAGACCACTTTGCTCTGGCGCCATACATCTGGACGGCGgccaccccttcccttccattGCCTCAATCCGAGAACGACAAGTGGGATATTCCGGTCCCGCCGCCCAATTCCAAGCCCTCTGTCTCCATTTCCAGCATGGGCGTCATCGACAAACTAATTGTTTCGCGCGTCGGTGAGGTAGAGGTTCACAACCCCTGGGTGACCGGTGAGGAGCTGGGCACTGGACTGGGGTTGTTTCTCGGGACATTTAGAGGAGAGATGGAGCTTAGTGCCGCGTTCAACGAAGCGTGGCATACAGCGGAAGAGGTCCACGGGTTTTTGGACAGGTGCGAGAGGATTGTTTTCGGTTGGGTTGATCGTAGGTAA
- a CDS encoding uncharacterized protein (COG:M; EggNog:ENOG503Q0C8), with protein MPPIQPRGVGPTESFVFPTGTVKDNLRTFFRACELGSTRYVEKCIKSLSPAGRVPLLNYSTSSKNRLKALHLAAQAGHNDIVRLLLEAGAQVDVAAEEGVTPLACAAASGQSGTLQILLEHGADPHRLMEDGLTIISHAARSDVVRGQADTIAMLIEHGVDPNAIDETPKKSALNWACSQGNLAVVKILLDPNIGGVKPGEILGEDGWTALHFAARCQVFAGKDVTQYLIRAGMDQTVGDIDGWLPIHYAAKYANVVTLGYLIHQKPGLSQLIEIKTDTGGTPLHCACDEGEAIKWLLRHGADVNAQDDEGDTPLGLSCYDGIGDTVNLLLQAGADPKIQNEEKRTALHWAARGGAVNAGRGLLNKCPAILHIKDEKNLSAMHLAIRKFEPTFAEMLLDEFYPEYATNLHGDLTAVHEPSGETPLISAVKRFQVGVVEKLLKLGAEADVKDKSGKTPLVYASRARKHSEKLVEMLLDHQAAEKAKEAAEKETGGEKMPMELQHMLQFLKTVLEEQERE; from the coding sequence ATGCCCCCCATTCAACCCCGCGGCGTCGGCCCTACCGAGTCCTTCGTCTTTCCCACAGGCACCGTCAAAGACAACCTTCGGACTTTTTTTCGAGCTTGCGAACTGGGCAGCACCAGATATGTCGAGAAATGTATCAAATCTCTTTCTCCTGCGGGCAGGGTGCCGCTCTTGAACTATAGCACCAGTTCAAAGAATCGTCTAAAAGCGCTGCACCTTGCGGCCCAGGCCGGCCATAACGATATTGTCCGGTTGTTACTCGAAGCGGGAGCACAGGTTGATGTGGCGGCTGAGGAGGGCGTGACACCTCTGGCCTGTGCAGCCGCCTCGGGACAGTCTGGGACTCTTCAGATTCTCCTGGAGCATGGGGCTGATCCGCATCGCCTCATGGAGGATGGGCTCACCATTATTTCTCATGCTGCCAGGTCAGACGTGGTGCGAGGACAGGCGGATACCATTGCCATGCTGATTGAACACGGAGTTGATCCCAATGCCATCGACGAGACGCCCAAAAAGTCAGCCCTGAACTGGGCCTGCAGTCAAGGCAATCTCGCTGTGGTGAAGATTCTTCTCGACCCAAACATTGGTGGCGTCAAGCCAGGTGAGATTCTCGGCGAGGACGGGTGGACAGCCCTTCACTTCGCTGCCCGATGTCAAGTGTTCGCCGGCAAGGACGTCACCCAGTACCTCATACGCGCAGGGATGGATCAGACAGTCGGAGACATCGACGGCTGGCTTCCTATCCACTACGCGGCTAAGTACGCCAACGTCGTCACCCTCGGCTACCTCATCCATCAAAAGCCCGGGCTTTCCCAACTCATCGAAATCAAAACTGATACCGGCGGCACCCCTCTTCATTGTGCCTGTGATGAAGGGGAGGCAATCAAGTGGCTTCTTCGACATGGCGCAGACGTCAATGCTCAAGACGATGAAGGCGACACGCCGCTGGGCTTGTCGTGCTATGACGGGATAGGCGATACTGTgaacctccttctccaggcCGGAGCGGACCCAAAGATTCAAAATGAGGAGAAGCGAACCGCGCTTCACTGGGCTGCAAGAGGCGGGGCGGTTAATGCCGGCCGGGGGCTGCTCAACAAGTGCCCGGCTATTTTACATATCAAGGACGAAAAGAACCTTTCTGCTATGCATCTAGCCATCAGGAAGTTTGAGCCAACTTTTGCTGAGATGCTCCTGGATGAGTTCTACCCGGAGTATGCAACAAATCTACACGGGGATTTGACGGCTGTGCATGAGCCTTCGGGAGAAACACCTTTGATATCGGCGGTGAAGAGGTTTCAGGTTGGAGTGGTGGAAAagttgttgaagttgggggCCGAGGCTGATGTCAAGGATAAGAGCGGGAAGACGCCGTTGGTGTATGCCAGTCGGGCAAGGAAGCATAGTGAGAAGTTGGTTGAAATGCTGCTGGATCATcaggcggcggagaaggctaaggaggcggcggagaaggagacggGGGGTGAGAAGATGCCGATGGAGTTGCAACATATGCTTCAGTTTTTGAAGAcggtgttggaggagcaggagagggagtga